The sequence below is a genomic window from Mytilus edulis chromosome 2, xbMytEdul2.2, whole genome shotgun sequence.
ATATTAGTTTGTCTTACAATTTGTCTACATTTGTATAACGAAGGTAATCTGGAGTCGTTGGAAATATTACGAGGGAATTCAACGAATTTGGGTTATCTTTTATCTGGTATATCGAATTCCTAAATTGACTAAAAAACATTTTGCAGCTTTCGTTAAAAAACGGATTTCCTCTTGCCTTGTAGGTGTTTTTTCTTTATCATATGCTATTGGCAGTAAAAATGAAATGGCTATTGCGGTTTAAATAGTACGTTCGAATCCCGCTGAATTGTTGCGTTGATGTTAGACATGATGTCtctcaaaatatataataaaagccAGATTCTTTTTAAAGATGTATTAGTTGAATTTGTCATGTTTAGGTTGTGCTTTTATGTTAATACTCTCCAGCAACAAAAGTCAcaatatttgaattaattagtgaCAATTAGACATTTCAGAGACTTTTGTTTTGTGTCAACACGCAAAATCTTTTATGAAAATTACAGCTTTCGTGTAAAGAAAAACGGATTTCCTCTTGCCATGTAGGTGTTTTTTCTTTATCCTATTctatatgttataaaatattttccaagTAGAAGGGAAAAGCGTGTAATTATTTTTCATTCAGAAAACTTTCATACAATGTACACGCTAGCTCCTAGCGCAGTGCACATAAACTTGATATATGCGTCATTTAATATTGTAGGACGATCTGGAGAAAtagttgaaattttgaaaaagttttaaattaaaacatcatAGAAATAAATGTAAGTGACAATACAGTATAACCTATATGTCGATAATGACAAAGGATAAGACCAAGAAAAAACATACAACTTGTCGTATAACTAAATCACAGTTGTCTTTCTTCTTCTAATAAAGCAtcattgataataaaataaatcaagtgTATATGTTCCGTTTCAAATTGCCAAAGAGAtgtaaaaggaaaaaaagaattGACAAACATACCAATCTCCAAGGATAATTCGACATTGGAAATCCCTAATTAAACGGCAagatcaaaagctaaaacacatataaaaaaaaaagggaaaccactgtcattttcctgacttggtatattcCTCatttagaaaatggttgatttaaTCTGGTtatatagctagttaaacctctctcTTATATGACGGTTGCAAATACATGCAATAATAAGAAAATTAGACGAATAGATATtccttaataaattttaatttcaatctaTTGTAAATTAAAGTCTCGGAAAGACTAGAAGAATTCGCAGGACATTTACAAGTGATTATCTATGATGATACAGTATACAGTAATATAATCATATAAAACTTTACCCTAATACTTTACAACCATTATCTTTTCTTGGCTAAACTAAGTTTGTATCATACTTATGCATATGTATTTTATCagtaaatttcatagatttgattaaaacaaaaatatccagATTGGATGAATGTAATATTTCAAACCCTCTGTAAAGGGatatttcatgaaaatatttATCTATCTGGACAAATAAGAAATTTTGTTTCTGAACTTATTCTCGTAAAATAGCTTTATTAatcataaatttcaaaatatgtagtTTATCGATATGGAGGAAAAACTaaagcaaatacaaaaaaaaaaaaaagtaaaaaatcagGGAATCACAAATATTCCAAAAAGAGCGAGCATGGTGCATTGACAGTGCAATTGTCTCCTGATATTCATGAATCGTTCGCATTGCCAATTCACTCTCATGGCCAAACCAAGTATTTGTGTCAAATTTTGTTTTGTCGGTTGCAAAGGACAATAAACAATAATAAGTTTCCATATCTGAAAATCGGTTAAGAACCTGATCAATAACTAATTTTCAATACTTCGAATTGGGAAGGAATGTTCATAgcaacattttgtaaatatttgccATAAAAAGGCATCTAAATGATCTCTAAATTTGTGTCTAAAATACAATTTCAATTCTTTTGATTGATACCTTTTCAGACACCATTGCTTTTTCTTTCTAGACATTCAAAAAAAAAGGTGCTATTCatgttattttctttattaaatcGTGTCGAAACGGTCTTGCATAAAGCATAAATCGACATTACAATAATATctagtattataaaaaaagatgatgtagtatgattgccaatgagacaactgtccacaagaaaccaaaatgatacagacattaacaactataggtcaccgtacggccttcaacaatgagcaaagcccataccgcataatcagctgtaaaaggcccgataagacaatgtaaaacaatgttgatattgaaatatatattctaTCAAACTAAATGTAGCtcttaaaacatattaaacaatttcGATGTTCATATTAACATACTTTGAAGTTTATATTATTCTTTGACTGACTACTCAAGATTGgatcaataaaaaatcaacttGGTACAAATGCAAGACCGCAATACTAACTGGGTATTGCTACCTGACCAAACGACTTGTTGGTAACTACACATTAACCTTCGATTAGTTAACAATTCTGTATGTGatcaaaatgtaaatttattgATACAACAATGcaactgttttcttttttttcctctATCTGCAACATATTTGATGCATGACTTTTCTGACTTTTTTGCTTTTAATACGAATAAGAttcgattacttttttttaatcgcTCTATGTTTAAAACGAAAGTGATACAACACAAGGAGACATGACTTCACATTTTCTACTGAGTTACAGTTATTTTGAGAGCAAGtttgtgccacatgtggagcaggatttacttaccctttcggagcacctgagatgacCCCAAATTTTTGGTAgggtttcgtgttgctttgtctttatttttctatgttatgtcttctgtactattatttgtctgattgtcttcttatttttagccatggtgttgtcagtttaatttcaatttatgagtttgattgtctccctggtatctttggtccctctttcGTCATACTTTTCATATGTGAACAATGTAATTGTGTTCCTTTTGTTCTCCCACTGCAAATCCCAAATGTTTGATCATTTTcgatttacttttaatttgtttaatatgaaATCTGTTCTAATGACTAATGTTTACCTGTTACAATCGTTAAAACGCATGttgcttttttttacttttttataatgtGCAGGCGTAAGAATAGATGATTGATTTCATAAACTggctttttcaaatattttgtgaaTTTGATTATACAACTCGCTAAACACTCTCGTAATTTTGACTGTGTTATAACTTCTTTAAATGTTTTACCTTGAGAAGGTTCTGTATAAATTCTGCTACTTTTTAATAATTCTGAATctctttaattatttaattatgtcTAATTCGTAATAGCATTCAAAAATACATGACAACATATCACTCAGTGAAAAACATGAAGATGACTGTTGACAATTTAGATGAATCATTGcactagataaaaaaaataacactgaatttcagaaaaatgtcTGTGATTGTAATCTTCAGGTTTTTGTTTCCATTAATTTTCTGGAGAAAAAAATGCTAGCGTTTGGAGATATAATCCCTTAACGACAGAACTAACATTTATCATTTTTGCCTTAATTCAAATCtcagattttcaaattaaaagtgtaatagaactttttaaatgtttctgttgcTGTTTCACATGACTAAATGTTGCAAACATATACATCCCACAGACTTTTTGTGTTTGTGTCATGGAGACTTATATAGGAACGCATGTTCGGGAACCCTGGGAAAGAAATTGATATGTTTAACCTAGTTTAATTCCCGCTTTATACTATGAGTCCTATGGTTTCTAACCCATTCATGAacccggaggttgtggatgcgttatcctctttgcatgacaaatatgtcgttgttccagcagataaagcctccaataatatttttttcgtaTGTGAAAACCATATTAAACGTGTATcgtttgtagtccaaataattataaaatagccTTTTAATCATTGTTATCATAATTGTTCGGACtggtattgtgaaaataattgtatgaaGTTCAAGATTTGATGGAAGATGTGCGTTGCTGTTCTGCAGTTTGCATATTGTGTCGACTATTATATCATTTGTGTGTGCGTTTCTATGTGATAAGTGttcttgtgtgtgtttgtgctgtatttctgtcatgtagtgttgtcattttagcgatatttgttaacattgtcatataagcgggaggtttggctaaccataaaaccaggtttaacccaccattttttctttaaatgtcctgtaccaagtcaggaatatggcagctgTTTTCATattagttcgtttctatgtatgttggagtttgtttttgttgcactacAGTGtccctgttgttcctttgttttcctcttatagttgatgtgtttccctcggttttagtttgtaacccggatttgttttctctcaaatcgatttatgacttttgaacagcggtatactactgttgcattttgTAATGATATAAGAGGCATTTCTTTTTACTagttacatttgtttttcatttttgtccaaGAAAACTACTATTTGTATGGTGTACATACACAACAAAGAAACTTATATTGGCATCTTCAAACCACAATGTTTAAGGTAATTCTATAATTGATTGTTGGGAAATTGCGATATTACTACAAATCTAAAACCAATTGTCTGGTTTAATATGCATGCATTCTTTACAAATGTGCATCTATTTAaagaatatgaaaataaggagatgttgtatgattgccaatgagacaacagtttTCTATCCCCCAGAGCAGtcaatgaagtggatgtaagcaattaaaggccattgtacggctttcaacaatgcgGAAATAAAGACCCCGACATGAAAAACGAAAAAACCAACGgcttataaataattaaaaaaatacgaaaaaaacagAATGTGTATTCAATAGTTTATTACCCTTCTTCATTCATGTATTTCCCTacctttgatatatatgtaatgtCGATTTTTAATGACAGATAATCTagtaaatatataagtttctgtTTATGCgtaaataaggcaacagtagtataccgctgttcaaaactcataaatccatggacaaaaaacaaaatcgggataacaaactaaaaccgagggaaacgcattaaatataagaggaaaacaacgacataacactaaaatgtaacacacatagacaaaatcccataCTTTATTCAATTTAATAAGACATTATTTTCCTGCGTTTGTTGCCTTAAGAAGCAATTTCAGCGCAGACACAGTCAACCCAGGCAACAATGGCATCAGTTGTTTCTTCAGAGGTCGGAATAATTTGATCCTCTGGCAGTAAATGACCAAATGTACCATTATCTCGTAGCTCAATTTCGTAAGAAAATTTAATGCCCGCTGATTTTGCGTAATCCACAGCTAACCCTCCAATCGTTGGGaagaaatctgtgattttaccATATGTATACGGGATTCCATTTCTATCTGTTGCTGCTGCAGTGGCAATTTGAGCACACTTCGCTAGAGTTGCATCATCCGGTACTAAATCAAACGTATATCCCCAGGGATAGATCAACATCTGACCAAAAGCATGCACCCCTAAATAACCAACAAAATCAATACCCCGGTTCACTATAACATCTCTCGCTGCTTGACTTTCCAATTCACTGAAACTTTGCGGACctgaatatgaaaataaattgcaAGGATCATCTGAACCTCCATTAGCTGGATCCCATTCCATCCCAAAATTTCTGTTCAGGTCAGTGCCAACACATGTTTCATTAAATGGGTTTCTGTTTTTTCTCCAAAGTCTTTCCACATTCATAGAGTATACGTAACCATCCGGGTTTAGAACAGGTATTAAGTACCAGTCAAACTTTTTCACCAACTGGATCCCTGTTTGGGTGTTTTTGAGAAAGTCCATAAAGTAAAGACAGAAGGCAATCGATATGAATTCTCTTGAATGAATTCCACATTCAACCAAAATCGCCTTCTTTTTGCAACCACAATATGGTGCCCTAGCATTAGTTGACATTGTTATCATATTAATACTCCTTCCTTCATACGTAGTACCAATACTTTCTAACCTCGACTTAACTCTGCCTTTGAAAGAATCCAAAGTGGTCAAATACCTCTCTATATCATCAAGTTTATTATATATGCTAAAGTCAAACGCAAAGCAGCCTAGTGCAAAGAACAAGATTAAAATGGACTGTTTCATCctgtttttctgaaataaaaaaagtagataattatatatatatgtacataaaataataataataataataataattattattattattattacaatagTTTCTAGTATCAGTGATGGTAGCATAGTTCTAATTTGTATTGTATTAATTCCTTTAATATTTGCAAACATTGAAACAAACAGAGAGCATTTTGCTATGATCGCTCACCTGGACACATTGTCTTAGGGGACAGTCATTTGATTCTAGATTTTAGGACCAGCTTGGATCAGTATGTtagatcaaaataaaaatatctaaatagGTAGAAATTggctttaaaataaataatatgaattatattctAAAGAAAAtcagtaaaatgtaaaattacttCAGTTATTAAATTCTACTttcaaaattttttatttttctttccctgCTTAGATCTTATCACTTAAACAATGATCTGTGAATAATATTTCTTTAGTTGACAACATTTTGTAGTCGCATAAAAGATAGATCGACTGGGAATAAAGGATGGAATAGAATAGAAAGGTAGTATAAAATTAAGTTAGCCTACTATAATTCCTAGATAAAGGTAATTCTCTAAAGTGTATTCTTTTTTCTTAagtttaatattttacatttacaaatttcaGATAATACGccatataattaaattttattttgcttaaaaaaagcgacaagaaaaaaaatctaacaagCTTATAAATGTTTTGTGTTTCCTAGGATGCACGAAGAAATATACATAACGTGCGTTACTTATATATTGTAgagtgacatatatatatattgatcagtttttaaaagaaatcaaatcAACATGTCCTTGGCGGACAAATAACAGTGTATTTGTGATAATGTTACTATTATTATCGAATAAAAAATTCAAGTATTACAATGTCAGTGCATTATAGTGACTTAGCACGGTTGTATCTATTCTAGCAATTTTTTCAAATGTACTTGTTTGTCATTTGTATTTTGCCTGCTCGGGCTTTTTCTTAACTAGTTCAGAATGCACAAACAGAGATAAAAGATCCAGAGTATTGATTAGActattttcacattttgtttGGTCTCCAgaatatacaattattctaaagTTCACCTGCTCTgctgtatatagttatcaaaggtaccaggattataatttaatacgccaaacgcgcgtttcgtctacataagactcatcagtgacgctcagatctaaatagttgtaaagccaaacaagtacaaagttgaagagcatttgaggacccaaaattctaaaaaagttatgccaaatacagctaaggtaatttattcctgggataagaagatccttagtttttcgaaagtttcatagttttgtaaacaggaaatttataaaaatgatcatataattgTAGTATATTATTTCAAAGTTGAAGTGAAGAAGGTGCACGATGTATGCATTTTCACTGGTTCTGACTAAATTTACActtaaaattttcataattttaccaCTAAACTGTTATTTACAGACTCTTGAGAGTTGACAAAGTCTTAATCTTTACTGATATGGTAACCTTCACAACACCCTTTTGTTTGAGATGTGCTTTTTGAAAGAATATTTGTATGCAGAAgctataaaatacatatttttggcgtattttcttttttttgaataGGGTCATATAAATGGTTACTATGGTAGCCACCATCTTAAATTGACATTTATCTCTTCAAATAGagtttaattaatatttatatataattagatCCAATTGAACtaaattttcttcatttttaacttaaaattaatttttttttacagcttCAAAAAACTGTAAAAggaacttttttattattatgttatatattgttattatatGCTTCGATCATTGTCTTCATGATGACAAATAAAGAATATGACCTCAGAACAGTTTGCTTCATGTTTTATATGCAAAGAAAACGGTAATGTCACTGATTGAAAGACTCTTGTAGAAGCCTTATTTGATGATGAATGGTAACCAGGGCAACCGAAACTCTGTGTATCAATATTATACCAAATTTCAAACAAGGGTGACATATGAGTATTACCTACCAAGTTTCATTGAAATTTGAGGTCCTCACTTTCCCATCCTATATCAGAAATTTTGATGCTTACAGAGAACAGCTCTTAATATCTAATTTTGAATAATCctggccgtattggtcacaactgTTTGGAACTTTTGGTCGTCAGTGATCTTcaatttttacttgttttggctttcaaacttttttttgtcatctgggcgtcactggttagtcttgtgtggacgtaaCACACGTCTggcatattatttttttgtaacctggtaccttttgttggctattattcgtttgtttctgtgTCCTATATTTATTGTTGTCCTGTCATGTATTGTTGTCAGGTAATGTTGTCATGTAAAGTTGCATTTTAATGTTATACTTAACAATTTAGCCATCTTGTAAACAGTTATTCCATTgtattacacaaaacacaaactGGCAGAATGGTTTTGGTAAATATTCAGTATTGTAGAAATAGTTACAgaggttttgtttgttttgatattggtgacaaatgatgactgctgtacccatattttgaaaattttacctattatgtctgttttgatcacacatcgttgtaaatataatggaattcgatgcgactggcatacaagtgagagatttagagctataacaccaggttcaatccaccattttctacttttgaaaacTTCTGTACAAAGCCAGGAATATGaaaattgttgtccattcgtttgatgtgttttattatttgattgtgccatttgattagggactttctgttttgaattttcctcggagttcagtatttttgtgattttacttttcattggtCGATAAattcatgaatttttatttgtctCATTTTCTTTAGCCAGATTTTGTTGTGTGAAATTTGtagataatttcttaattttctaCAGCATTAACTGAGCAAAAGCTGTAACGTTTTCTATTAGTAgttttcatagatataggaagatgtggtgtgagtgccagtgagacaactctcctcaaaataacaattttcatACATGTTTTATGAACTACTAtctgatgttttgtcaatgtaTTATGTAAAGATGTGATCTGGTATAgataatgtttgaaattttaagagAGGAACAGAGTGCAATTACGTTATTGGAATTCTTGAGGAATTTTGCGCTGAATAAATAAATAGTTCAGCTCCAAGTCATCATAAAAGGTTAAGTACTAACAAATATTGATGtcgtatatttttaaaatacaaattaagtTCAAGACGGAATGATCTTAGCAGGATTGATATTTGGTGCGTTTCTGACACTGCAATTGAAACTTTATCTTTAAGGTTAAAATCGTTTAAATCGATTTGCTGAGCTTTTTTTCCCTTTTTACCCCTTAGACCCTCTAAGGCCTTGCATCTTAAAAATCAATGTATAAGCATAAACCCTTTCTACTTATTTACACGAAAATCAAAACAGTTatagaaaatatttacttatttttagtTGCtgaaaaaagtgacatttaaacATCATTTGTTAAGAAAGTGTAATATTATCAAActtgaataaacaaatatgtcatgcaCATGTGGCGCAAGCCaactaaatacaaatatattaataaatttatGTAGTTAGGTTCCATTGTCCTTAGTCAGACAGGGTCATGCGTCTTACAACTGATTTGATAGTTGTATAAGGGTTAACATAATTTATTGATTAGCTGTAATTGGCTTTGCACTAGCTTTGTGTCTATGAGGTTTTGTTTATTCTTATAGTTGTTGTTGTGCTTTGTACCAAGCTTTTGAGACTAAAGTGAAGCcaactttatttaatttttacattttgttcttttgttgtgctAATAAACCATTATTCAAGGTTATGAGAGGGTTGGGCGCTCACAAACATGCTACCCCCATTATGTATGTgattgtcccaagtcaggagtctttcGTTCATGTATTTTTATTGGTTCATAattatttttcgaaaaattgtttGTGATAAACTATGCCGTTAGTTTCGTACTTTGCggtataagtttttttttctctttttttgatACGTTGTTGCCTATAGTTGTTTAAATCCATTTCATTTGAACACAAATTGttaattttctcattggcaatcatataacaTCTCTGATTTTCATCTATCAaagttttcattttctattttctattttacgtatttagttttctgttttacgttcatattttgtacataaattagtccattagttttcacgtttgaacttttttaactttatcatttcggagccttttatagctgactatgcggtattggctatgatcattgttgaaggccgtacggtgacctatagttgttaatttctgtgtcatgttggtctcttgtggagagttgtctcattggcaatcataccacatctttttcttcttttttttttttattaaaacctctatttgtatgacagtcgcattaaaaaTGAATGACTTACGTAGATACAAATATATTCACAGAATTTTTCAATAAACTGTAATTCATAACAATACAGGAATAACTTAAATATTCCAGGGGAATGATTTGTGCCTATAGAAATACCTACAGCCTGCCAATAAACTTTATTGCTGAAACGTACATAAATTGATGCAAATAAAATCCAAGTTACTGCATCTAGACTACTAACCTGtttctttaaagaaaaacacTTTGAATGAATGGCAGCACATTAAATCAACAATCTACGATTATATATCTGTAATGTCTTGTTTGATAACTTAAAATATTGAGCAATTCCAAGGCAAATATATCCATAATGGGTTTTTCCAAAGCTCAATAATTAGATTACACTTGTTATCTAAGTATTAGCCTATACAAGGGCGAATGTGTACTTGATATTCTATAAAACGAAAGTggtagaaaaagaaaaatactaaGGAGACAAGTAGAAACCAATAGTCGGGGAACGACAAACTACATACATATCACaagaataaagcaaaaaaaacagttaacaaaacaCTTTAATGAAAACTAGATTATATACAACGAACAATCCAACAAACCGTTAATGGCCTGAGATGCACAATTAGAAAAGTTGTAATTTAAGCTATTGTCGTTGGCAAGGCTACTCGGTGCAAAAATCAAAGATCAAACATGTTGAGGATTAAATGTAATTGTCAAAGTATTGGTATTTTTTTGGGATGGAGGGTGCCGAGCCACCTAATGGAGCTATATGGTAATTGCATAGACTTTAAATATATCAAACTCTTAACGTTTTATAGTGCAtgacccctttttcataattctaGGTATGCGTAGGAATAAGTATTTGAAATTACTTTTATCTTAAAAGAAAGAACTTTCTTGCTTTGTCCCTCATCTGAAATTATTTTCATGTCGGGCCTTCTGACGTCATGTGATGTAATCCATTAATTTCAGGCTGTTCTTTATACATGATAGAAGTAACATCTATTTGATTGTTCAACAACTATGAGGTCACATTTCGCGTTTTTTTAATAGGGTGGCTGTAAATGTATAAATTCCACACTAGTAGTGATAACATATATAGATAATAATACAAGGCAAAATTCATATCACATGTCGTATCCTTCCAAGATActaatatcagcccaagggcctttatacactttatcatacaTTTAAATAGGAGAATTTAAAGGAACTGTTAACTATCCAAAGCTCTTACCTTCAGATTTATTTCTGCCTTGTTTTAATAGCTTAATCTTACGTTTTAAACCGACGCACTTGGGTTAACTTACAATTTGCGTCGTGTAGTCCATAGAAATAGTTTGATCATtgcaatttaattttttgttgtttatttgcgTTTTGTTTTCATTGAGTTCATATTGTACTTCTTTGCTAATGTTGTAAACACACATTCTGAATAAAAccactaaataaaaaataaataaaataaataaaccaacAATTTAATAACAAGTATACTGTAATAAACAAAAGACGACGTCGAGACTGGTGAGTAAAACATGTgcacttttgaaatatcaaaaattaaagtTTACCCTTTTGCCCGTAGATTTTTATGATTTCATTTCGTGTGCCAGAAAATATGAAAGCTCGACGTCTGTGACGGCTTATActaaacaatgacgtcattaaaaaAGTCGAATTAACCGTTACATTTTTGACCCATTGAAGAAAAATGCTTTTTtctgatttttgtgtttttttcatatttctaagtaggggtgtgataaagggtatgcatACGATAAAGGGTGTGATAAAGGATATACATTCGATaaaggggtgtgataaagggtaggcaACAAAGTTGAGCGATacggattaaacagcaggctattaatcaaatattcaaaactactctATTTACTACTAAATGAATAtgagaaatataaatataatttgtaataCTGATAAAAAGATCAATATCTCAACAGCAATTGTTCAGAAACTTAATAGTACAAGCATGGTAAATCAAATATGTCAAACACTTGTAAACATCAAAGGAATCAAACGTTTCTTATAATGTACAGttataaatataatgttaaatttattcgttTAGCAGGATTATCGATAAAGCAATAAACCAGAATGATCAAGTATATTCATGGTTTTTCAATCACAATAAAACGACTAAGCACAGTTTCATTCTACTTCAACGATAAATATACAGACTTTCTTATGAAAGCGGTCATTTGAGTGTTCCTATGAGACCTGGCGGTGAACGAAAGTTAGTGGGTCActaaattcataaaataatttcttcAAAATCGCATTTAAACCCTGTGGTCAATGCTTCAAGTTAAGTATTTTAAACTGAAGAATTTACAAATTTaagatacaaatatataaaaaaaaataatcattgaagTTCTTCACGTAATGTAGAACTTTGGTGATTTTCATATATAATAATCtttctacattttgttttatttttttgtccaaAGATTGAGAATTTTCTACTTTAATCTAACATTTTGATATATCAATTTGAGAAGATGCACTTATATAAAacatgcctgtatcaagtcaggaatatgacacgttccatgtgtttcagctttttgccatttgattacggactttccgttttgaatttttcttggagttcggtatttttgatactttactttttgtaaatcttCCTTTTCCTTCTTAATACtttactttttgtaaatcttCCTTTTCCTTCTTAAaactttcattttaaaatttttggaaaggaaatgatgaaaaaatgttgatttcGTATTTTGCATTTTCGTCGAattctgtgatattttttttctagaaacagATATTTTAAGTAAACCTTGTCAACTGTAAAAACGTACGACACtttctataattttgttttaaaaatgcgATGAAGACTCATAATTTAAAAAACCTATCTGCTATCAAAAGTACAAATACATTCTACCAGTAATAAATATAATTgggaaaaaaaacacataataaaTTAATCATAGATACTAGAATTAAAATTGTGTACATAAGACGCACGTTTAGTTTTaataaagactcatcagtcacgc
It includes:
- the LOC139510864 gene encoding carboxypeptidase B-like → MKQSILILFFALGCFAFDFSIYNKLDDIERYLTTLDSFKGRVKSRLESIGTTYEGRSINMITMSTNARAPYCGCKKKAILVECGIHSREFISIAFCLYFMDFLKNTQTGIQLVKKFDWYLIPVLNPDGYVYSMNVERLWRKNRNPFNETCVGTDLNRNFGMEWDPANGGSDDPCNLFSYSGPQSFSELESQAARDVIVNRGIDFVGYLGVHAFGQMLIYPWGYTFDLVPDDATLAKCAQIATAAATDRNGIPYTYGKITDFFPTIGGLAVDYAKSAGIKFSYEIELRDNGTFGHLLPEDQIIPTSEETTDAIVAWVDCVCAEIAS